A stretch of DNA from Thermanaerosceptrum fracticalcis:
CAGAGCTCCTTTCTTCTGTAATTCCGCAGGAATGGGTACGATTTTTACCCCTGTGCGGTTTAATTCCTCTACAATTTCATGGGATAAGGATTCCTTATGCAGCTTGCAGGAACCGCTCATAGCCCCAAATGAACCGTCGGCTTTTTTACCGATAATCTCCTGTACCCCCGCCTTACCGGCCACACTGACCCGGGGACCGAAGGAAGGACAGCGCAGGATACACATTGCGCAGCCGTTGCCGTACTTGGTGCAGTTTCCTTGAGGTCCGGCAGTACCGGTAGCATCTATGAAAACATCACCTTCCACCAGACCTACTCCTTCGGCCGTAACACCGACAATACGGTCTCCCTCTTTTTTCACATCGGTAAAGCGGGCCTGGAAATGAATTTCTACGCCTGCCTGTAAGAGCTTGGCTTTAACGGCAGGTTCTATTTTTGCTACGTCATAAAGGGTAGCGTGTTTATGACCGGGAAACTCCATATTCTTATGACGGGCTGTTTCATCGACGGCATCAAAAAGTTCAGGAGCTCCCAAAGCGATGTTTTCTTCAGTTGCTGTGAAGCGGCCGTTGTTGCGCATAATGCCGCCCACAAGTCCTGTGCCCAGGAGCATGTCTGTTCTTTCCAGGAGGGTTACCTGGGCCCCTGCTTTTCTTGCTGCTAAAGCTGCGGCACTGCCAGCCCAACCTCCACCGATAACTACTACTTTAACCATAATTCTATTCCTCCTCTTTCTTAGTAATGATAATCTTTTCTTCCAAAGCCAGTCCTAATTCTACCCCAGTCTTTCTCTCAGCTGCCTTAATCACAATATTTAGATGATTAGGCATATGGGTTTCATCAAATCCCGCAATTGTTCCTAAAACACTGTTCCCTATTCTGACTTCATCCCCTGCTACCACTACCGTCCCCGAGGTAACCTCAAAGAACCCCCAGTAAGCGATACGGTTCACTTCCTGACCGGGTCCTGCCTGTTCCTCATCGGTGACGATTAGTTCATGAATTTCTCCAGTGCAGAGGGCCCGGGAAATGGGTGTTATGAGTTGAAGCTTGCGGTTTTCCATTTTACCGTCTAGAACAACCACCAGTTCCCCATGGCAAGGTCTTTTCTTGGCATAAGGATTGCGGGAAAATAAGCCTGCTTTATACGGGTCAATCATCTTTACACCCCCCTCCTCATCAATGATGAGCAGTTTTTGATGGTAGTATTATTCGCCAAAAAAAAGCAAATTCCTTCTCGTATCTGAGAATATTTCTCAATTTTTTTGGCGAAATCCACTTTATTAAACTAGAACTGCCCGACAACCAGTTCTTTCCACGAGATCTTGATAGTTTCTCCCGCGCAAATCCCTTCCCCGATCATCAAAGGCCAAACCCGGCAGTACCAGAAGATCAGGCTTCTCTTGATCCTGTACATAATCTTCTATAACCTTCAGGAAATCTTCTACTAATAAGAGCCCGGCGGATTTGATGGTCCCCCCAAAAGTCCTGTTGGGAACAGGAACAATAGTAATATCTATTCCCGGCCTCATGGTTTTATGTAAAGCTTCCCGGAGCAGGGGCTCACCCCATTCTGAAGCCAGAACCAGTACTTTCTCCGCCTTTTTTGTAAGATTCAAAATCTCAGTAGCCAAACTTAAAGGTAAATCATAGTCCATCACCAGACCACTTTTCTCTCCCGGACATACTTCCAGTATAATTATATGCTCTGTCCCGCCGTCAGTAACCTTAATCTCATATTTCCCCGGTTCACTTAAGAGCCGAAAAGCTTCCACCCGGGAAAAAGGAGTAAGGCCATTGATACTGATAATCATTTGTCCCCGCCTTAAACCCGCCGCTTCCGCCTTACTCCCTTTAATTACTCCTGTAATTATTGGCTTTAAATCCAAAAGCCCCGGGGGTTCGATGGTTAGAGGAACACTACACTTTTCCCGGAGGTCTTTCAAGAAAGCCAAAAGTTCCTTTTCCCAACCAGGGGGAGGCTGTAACTTCTCTTCAGTATAGCGGGTAAAACCGGGCAGAAAAACTCTAATGGTCCGAGCACCCTTTTCTTCTAGAAAAAATACAGTCTGGGCCAGGTCTTGCCAACCCGTTATCCAGGGCATGGGTACGATACTGCCGTGATACGAAATTCCCGCAACTTGCAACCTGGCAGGGGCCTTAAGGGCCTCCTCTGCCAGGTTATCATGCATAATGATTTGACGCATACCAGGTGAACAGGAATTGAGGGAGAGAT
This window harbors:
- a CDS encoding FAD-dependent oxidoreductase codes for the protein MVKVVVIGGGWAGSAAALAARKAGAQVTLLERTDMLLGTGLVGGIMRNNGRFTATEENIALGAPELFDAVDETARHKNMEFPGHKHATLYDVAKIEPAVKAKLLQAGVEIHFQARFTDVKKEGDRIVGVTAEGVGLVEGDVFIDATGTAGPQGNCTKYGNGCAMCILRCPSFGPRVSVAGKAGVQEIIGKKADGSFGAMSGSCKLHKESLSHEIVEELNRTGVKIVPIPAELQKKGALESKACQQYALKEFAENVILLDTGHAKLMTPYYPLEMLRQIPGFENARFEDPYAGGMGNSMRYLAMSPRTNALQVAGVENLFCGGEKAGLLVGHTEAIVTGTLAGHNAVRFALGMELLTLPTELAIGDAIDYVGKQMKTEEGLKFKYTFSGSVYFERMKQLGLYTTDVNAIKARVEKLGLTGVYAKKLVQSAQENAAK
- a CDS encoding DUF6917 domain-containing protein encodes the protein MIDPYKAGLFSRNPYAKKRPCHGELVVVLDGKMENRKLQLITPISRALCTGEIHELIVTDEEQAGPGQEVNRIAYWGFFEVTSGTVVVAGDEVRIGNSVLGTIAGFDETHMPNHLNIVIKAAERKTGVELGLALEEKIIITKKEEE
- a CDS encoding radical SAM protein, with the translated sequence MADRLVKQVLFRSVQNYNILPLTSCCNVSCLFCSHRQNPAGIEAYFLPPLDWETVEDLVMFLSPQKKIVIGESATRIMEGEPFTHPRMMDILRLLRDKFPLTGIQLTTNGTLLDEKKVSLLKSLEPLEINLSLNSCSPGMRQIIMHDNLAEEALKAPARLQVAGISYHGSIVPMPWITGWQDLAQTVFFLEEKGARTIRVFLPGFTRYTEEKLQPPPGWEKELLAFLKDLREKCSVPLTIEPPGLLDLKPIITGVIKGSKAEAAGLRRGQMIISINGLTPFSRVEAFRLLSEPGKYEIKVTDGGTEHIIILEVCPGEKSGLVMDYDLPLSLATEILNLTKKAEKVLVLASEWGEPLLREALHKTMRPGIDITIVPVPNRTFGGTIKSAGLLLVEDFLKVIEDYVQDQEKPDLLVLPGLAFDDRGRDLRGRNYQDLVERTGCRAVLV